One Streptococcus sp. zg-86 DNA window includes the following coding sequences:
- the cas9 gene encoding type II CRISPR RNA-guided endonuclease Cas9 (Cas9, originally named Csn1, is the large, multifunctional signature protein of type II CRISPR/Cas systems. It is well known even to general audiences because its RNA-guided endonuclease activity has made it a popular tool for custom editing of eukaryotic genomes.), whose protein sequence is MSKKNYSIGLDIGTNSVGWAVITDDYKVPVRKVRVQGNTDKQSVTKNMLGVLLFDNGETAEATRLKRTARRRYTRRKNRLRYLQEIFFEEMNQVDGAFFHRLEESFLDADDKKEECHPIFGNIRDEVEYHKNFPTIYHLRKHLADSTEKADLRLIYLALAHMMKFRGHFLIEGELGVENVDIQRLFNTFIEEYDRLVEESHLGEIKVDVQEIFTEKVSKSRRLENLIKQYPMEKKNTLFGNLVALALGLQPNFKSNFQLAEDAKLQFSKDTYEEDLEKLLGNIGDEYADLFTSVKKLYDAILLSGILTVNDTSTKAPLSASMVNRYEEHQKDLAQLKAFIKNNAPDRYSDIFKNRSQNGYAGYINKGVRQEDFYRYLKGILSTIEESECFMDKIDREDFLRKQRTFDNGSIPHQIHLQEMRAILRRQSKHYPFLKENQAKIEKILTFRIPYYVGPLARKGSCFAWASYQSDEHITPWNFDDVIDKGQSAEQFITRMTSNDLYLPEEKVLPKHSLLYESFSVYNELTRVKYINEQGKAEFFDTNMKQEIFDRVFKKYRKVTKEKLLNYLHLEFDEFRIIDLTGLDKDNNAFNASLGTYHDLKKILDQSFLDDEANQDVLEDIIHTLTLFEDREIIRKRLEKYRDKLTKEQLKKLERRHYTGWGKLSYKLINGIRHKATGKTILDYLIDDGRANRNFMQLIHDDHLDFKEIIDKAQVIGEEDGLAHTVRGLAGSPAIKKGILQSIKIVDELVRVMGGHAPENIIIEMARENQTTNRGRRDSQPRLKKLQDGMNKLDGKEKINIKDVDNQSLQNDRLFLYYIQNGRDMYTGNPLDRDKLGEYDIDHIIPQSFIKDDSLDNRVLTSSAANRGKSDNVPSIEVVRARKSYWSQLQKAGLISKRKFDNLTKAERGSLTEADKAGFIRRQLVETRQITKHVAQILDSRWNKEKDEAGKVIRKTKIITLKSNLVSQFRKDFQLYKVREINDYHHAHDAYLNAVVGTALLKKYPKLAPEFVYGDYKKQDIRKFFTKSNDVSEIGKATAKKLFYSNLMNFFKIKIKLADGQVIERLVVESDPETGEVIWDKQKDFATVRKVLSYPQVNVVKKVEVQTGGFSKETIQPKGDSAKLIARKTKQTFLDPKKYGGFKEPTVAYSVLVVADVEKGRTKKLKTVKELVGITIMERSAFEKNPVAFLEKRGYHNIQADTIVKLPKYSLFELENGRRRLLASATELQKGNQMVLPAELVALLYHAQRIEKHDDKENHLKYVTENMERFKDLLDYIGRFAEKYVLAEDKWQQIEKLYHQADADDIVKFTSSFVNLLTFTAFGAPAAFKFFNQTVDRKRYTSTKECLDATLIQQSVTGLYETRIDLSKLGGE, encoded by the coding sequence ATGAGTAAGAAAAACTATTCAATTGGCCTTGATATTGGCACTAATAGTGTCGGATGGGCAGTGATTACAGATGATTATAAAGTCCCTGTTCGAAAGGTTAGAGTGCAGGGAAATACAGACAAGCAGTCTGTGACAAAGAATATGCTGGGCGTCTTACTGTTTGATAATGGTGAAACGGCTGAAGCTACACGTCTAAAACGAACTGCGAGACGCCGTTATACACGTCGGAAAAATCGTCTTCGTTACCTGCAGGAGATTTTCTTTGAAGAAATGAATCAAGTAGATGGGGCTTTTTTCCATCGTCTGGAAGAGTCTTTCTTGGATGCTGATGATAAAAAAGAAGAGTGTCACCCTATTTTTGGTAATATAAGAGATGAGGTAGAGTATCACAAAAATTTTCCAACGATTTATCATTTGAGAAAGCATTTGGCGGATTCAACAGAGAAAGCTGATTTACGCCTGATTTATCTTGCTTTGGCGCATATGATGAAGTTTCGTGGCCATTTCTTGATTGAGGGTGAGCTAGGAGTTGAAAATGTCGATATTCAACGTTTATTCAATACGTTTATAGAAGAGTATGACAGACTAGTTGAGGAGAGTCATCTAGGAGAGATAAAAGTTGATGTACAGGAGATTTTTACTGAAAAAGTAAGCAAATCACGCCGATTGGAAAATTTAATCAAACAGTATCCAATGGAGAAGAAAAATACTCTTTTTGGAAATCTGGTGGCACTAGCTCTCGGATTACAGCCTAACTTTAAATCGAATTTTCAACTAGCTGAAGATGCCAAGTTGCAATTTTCAAAAGATACGTACGAAGAGGACTTAGAGAAGCTGTTAGGGAACATCGGGGATGAGTATGCTGATCTGTTTACTAGCGTCAAGAAACTCTACGATGCTATCTTATTATCAGGAATTTTGACGGTAAATGATACTTCCACTAAAGCTCCTCTATCTGCTTCTATGGTTAATCGCTATGAGGAACACCAGAAAGATTTAGCTCAGTTGAAGGCATTTATCAAGAATAATGCACCAGATAGGTATTCAGATATTTTTAAAAACCGTAGTCAAAATGGTTACGCTGGCTACATTAACAAAGGGGTCAGACAAGAAGATTTCTATCGTTATCTAAAAGGAATTTTATCAACAATTGAAGAAAGTGAATGCTTTATGGACAAAATTGACCGTGAGGATTTTTTGAGGAAGCAACGTACTTTTGACAATGGATCGATTCCTCATCAAATCCATCTTCAGGAAATGCGCGCAATTTTACGTCGCCAAAGCAAGCATTATCCATTTTTGAAGGAAAATCAAGCGAAAATTGAGAAAATCTTAACCTTCAGAATTCCGTATTATGTTGGACCTTTGGCACGCAAGGGTAGCTGTTTTGCTTGGGCTTCCTATCAGTCAGATGAGCATATCACTCCATGGAACTTTGACGATGTGATTGACAAGGGACAGTCAGCAGAGCAATTTATCACTCGGATGACGTCAAACGATCTTTATTTACCAGAAGAAAAAGTGCTTCCAAAGCATAGTCTCCTCTATGAATCGTTTAGCGTATATAATGAGTTGACAAGAGTAAAATACATCAACGAGCAAGGGAAAGCAGAATTTTTTGATACGAATATGAAACAAGAAATTTTTGATCGTGTATTCAAAAAGTATCGGAAAGTGACGAAAGAAAAACTGCTAAATTATTTACATTTAGAATTTGATGAATTTAGGATTATTGATTTAACGGGTCTGGATAAGGACAATAATGCTTTTAATGCTTCCCTAGGCACCTATCATGATTTGAAGAAGATTCTAGACCAATCCTTTTTAGATGATGAAGCTAATCAAGATGTGTTAGAAGACATCATTCATACCTTGACTTTATTTGAAGATAGGGAGATAATTCGCAAGCGTCTTGAGAAGTATCGCGATAAGCTTACGAAAGAGCAATTGAAAAAGCTAGAGCGTAGACATTACACAGGATGGGGAAAGTTGTCTTATAAACTCATCAATGGCATTCGCCATAAAGCAACTGGAAAGACGATTTTGGATTATCTTATTGATGATGGTCGTGCAAATCGGAATTTCATGCAATTGATACATGACGATCATTTGGATTTCAAAGAAATCATTGACAAGGCACAGGTAATTGGTGAGGAGGATGGTTTAGCTCATACCGTACGTGGACTAGCAGGTAGTCCAGCCATAAAAAAAGGCATCCTCCAAAGTATAAAAATTGTAGATGAGTTAGTTCGAGTGATGGGAGGGCATGCGCCAGAAAATATCATCATTGAAATGGCGCGTGAGAATCAGACGACGAACAGGGGAAGACGAGATTCACAACCACGCTTGAAAAAACTACAAGATGGGATGAATAAACTGGATGGTAAAGAAAAAATTAATATCAAGGATGTAGATAATCAAAGTCTTCAAAATGATCGTCTGTTTCTTTATTACATTCAAAATGGTCGTGATATGTATACGGGTAATCCGTTGGATCGTGATAAGTTGGGTGAATATGATATTGATCACATTATTCCACAAAGTTTTATCAAGGATGATTCGCTGGATAACCGAGTTTTGACAAGTTCTGCAGCAAATCGTGGGAAGTCAGATAATGTTCCAAGCATAGAAGTGGTTCGTGCAAGGAAATCTTATTGGTCACAACTGCAGAAGGCTGGTTTAATTTCGAAACGTAAGTTTGATAATTTAACAAAAGCAGAGCGTGGTAGTTTGACAGAAGCAGATAAGGCTGGCTTTATCAGACGTCAATTAGTGGAAACTCGACAAATTACCAAACACGTTGCTCAAATCTTAGATAGTCGCTGGAATAAGGAAAAAGATGAAGCTGGTAAGGTAATCCGAAAGACGAAGATTATCACCTTGAAATCAAATCTAGTATCGCAGTTCCGTAAGGATTTTCAATTGTATAAGGTTCGGGAAATCAATGATTATCATCATGCTCATGATGCCTATTTAAATGCAGTTGTTGGTACAGCTCTCTTGAAAAAATATCCAAAGTTAGCGCCAGAATTTGTCTATGGAGACTATAAAAAGCAGGATATTCGTAAATTTTTCACCAAGTCCAATGATGTATCTGAAATTGGAAAGGCAACAGCCAAGAAGTTATTTTACTCAAACTTGATGAATTTCTTCAAAATAAAGATTAAGTTAGCAGATGGGCAAGTTATTGAACGTCTAGTTGTCGAGAGTGATCCAGAAACAGGTGAGGTTATTTGGGATAAGCAAAAAGATTTTGCAACTGTTCGAAAAGTCCTTTCTTATCCACAAGTCAATGTGGTGAAAAAGGTAGAAGTCCAAACAGGAGGTTTTTCTAAAGAAACCATTCAACCAAAAGGAGACTCTGCTAAACTGATTGCTAGAAAAACTAAACAGACCTTCCTTGATCCAAAGAAATATGGTGGTTTTAAAGAGCCGACAGTTGCATACTCTGTTCTAGTTGTTGCAGATGTAGAAAAGGGCAGGACAAAGAAATTAAAGACTGTGAAAGAATTGGTTGGAATTACCATCATGGAGCGGTCAGCGTTTGAAAAAAATCCAGTCGCTTTTCTTGAAAAGAGAGGGTATCATAATATCCAAGCAGATACTATTGTCAAATTGCCTAAATATAGTTTGTTTGAATTAGAAAATGGACGACGACGCCTATTAGCTAGTGCAACAGAATTGCAAAAAGGCAATCAAATGGTATTGCCGGCAGAACTGGTAGCCTTACTCTATCACGCCCAAAGGATTGAAAAGCACGATGATAAAGAAAATCATCTCAAGTATGTGACAGAGAACATGGAACGGTTTAAAGACTTACTTGATTACATAGGTAGGTTTGCAGAGAAATATGTCTTAGCAGAAGATAAATGGCAACAAATTGAGAAACTATATCATCAGGCGGATGCAGACGATATTGTGAAATTCACTTCTTCTTTTGTCAATCTGTTGACCTTTACAGCTTTTGGAGCACCAGCTGCCTTTAAATTCTTTAATCAGACAGTTGACCGGAAACGCTACACTTCTACCAAAGAGTGTTTGGATGCGACTCTTATTCAGCAGTCAGTTACTGGTCTTTATGAAACTCGGATTGATTTGAGTAAATTAGGAGGAGAGTAA
- the cas1 gene encoding type II CRISPR-associated endonuclease Cas1, with protein MGWRTVVVNTHSKLSYKNNHLIFKDASRTELIHLSEIDILLLETTDILLSTMLIKRLVDENILVIFCDDKRLPTAMLMPYYGRHDSSLQLSKQIAWDEEVKAYVWTEIISQKILNQGYFLGVCGFYEKSESLMKLHRELELFDPTNREGHAARVYFNRLFGNDFSREIDNDLNAALDYGYTLLLSLFAREVVVTGCMTQFGLKHANQFNQFNFASDIMEPFRPIVDRIVYENRTSSFVHIKRELFSMFSETYAYMGKDMYLTNIVSDYTKKVVKALNKEGKGVPEFRI; from the coding sequence ATGGGCTGGCGAACGGTAGTAGTCAATACTCACTCGAAGTTATCTTATAAGAATAATCACTTGATTTTTAAAGATGCATCTCGGACAGAGTTGATTCACCTGTCTGAGATTGACATCTTGTTGTTAGAAACAACAGATATTTTGTTATCAACGATGCTGATAAAGCGTTTGGTAGATGAGAATATTTTAGTGATTTTTTGCGATGATAAACGTTTACCAACAGCTATGCTCATGCCTTACTATGGTCGGCATGATTCGAGCTTGCAATTATCAAAGCAGATTGCTTGGGACGAAGAAGTAAAGGCGTATGTGTGGACAGAGATTATTTCCCAGAAAATTCTGAATCAAGGATATTTTTTAGGAGTATGTGGTTTCTATGAAAAATCTGAGTCACTCATGAAGCTCCATCGCGAGTTAGAGTTATTTGATCCGACAAATCGTGAGGGACATGCGGCGAGAGTTTATTTTAATCGCTTATTTGGAAATGATTTTTCGAGGGAGATAGACAATGATCTCAATGCAGCACTCGATTATGGATATACGCTATTGCTGAGTTTGTTTGCACGTGAAGTAGTTGTGACGGGGTGTATGACACAATTCGGCTTGAAACATGCCAACCAATTTAATCAGTTCAATTTCGCAAGTGATATTATGGAACCTTTTCGACCGATTGTGGATCGGATTGTATATGAAAATCGGACTTCTTCGTTTGTCCATATTAAACGTGAGTTGTTCTCTATGTTTTCCGAGACCTATGCTTATATGGGAAAAGATATGTATCTCACGAATATCGTAAGTGATTATACGAAAAAAGTTGTCAAAGCATTGAATAAGGAAGGTAAAGGAGTTCCTGAATTTAGGATATGA
- the cas2 gene encoding CRISPR-associated endonuclease Cas2 codes for MSYRYMRMILMFDMPTDTADERKAYRKFRKFLLGEGFIMHQFSIYSKLLLNRTANQAMIGRLRENNPQKGHISLLTVTEKQFARMIYLHGEKNTSIANTENRIVFLGEDYHVED; via the coding sequence ATGAGTTATCGATATATGCGGATGATATTAATGTTTGATATGCCAACCGATACTGCTGATGAGCGAAAGGCTTATCGTAAATTCCGAAAATTTTTGCTGGGTGAGGGATTTATCATGCATCAATTTTCAATTTATAGCAAGCTCCTGTTAAATAGAACGGCAAATCAAGCCATGATTGGTCGTTTGAGAGAAAATAATCCTCAAAAGGGTCATATTAGCTTATTGACAGTAACAGAGAAGCAGTTTGCTAGGATGATTTACTTGCATGGAGAGAAGAATACCAGTATTGCAAATACGGAAAATCGGATTGTCTTTCTAGGGGAGGATTATCATGTTGAAGATTAA
- the csn2 gene encoding type II-A CRISPR-associated protein Csn2, translating into MLKINMPILDTALSIGQPTILVVEDTSLYAAIIRNFYQYPENNDLKIFDEKNKALSGNELMLVTDILGYDINSPTLLKLVHAGIEHQLNEKPEVKSMIEKLASTITDLIAFECLENELDLEYDEITILELIKALGVQIETRSDTIFEKCFEILQIYNYLQKKRILVFFNIGAYLTRTELVKLLEYISLSNQTVLFLEPKKLYDFPQYILDQDYFLTVEHMV; encoded by the coding sequence ATGTTGAAGATTAACATGCCTATTTTAGATACTGCGCTTTCGATTGGTCAACCTACGATTTTAGTCGTTGAAGACACGAGTCTTTATGCGGCAATCATCAGAAATTTTTATCAGTATCCTGAAAATAACGATTTGAAGATTTTTGATGAGAAAAACAAGGCATTATCGGGGAATGAGCTAATGCTGGTGACGGATATTTTAGGCTATGATATCAATTCTCCAACTTTATTGAAATTGGTTCATGCTGGAATTGAACATCAGTTGAATGAAAAACCTGAAGTGAAATCTATGATTGAGAAATTAGCATCAACTATTACAGATTTGATTGCCTTTGAATGTTTGGAGAATGAATTGGATCTAGAATATGATGAGATTACTATTTTAGAGTTGATCAAGGCATTAGGAGTACAGATTGAGACGAGGAGCGATACAATTTTTGAAAAATGTTTTGAAATTTTACAAATCTACAACTACCTACAGAAAAAACGGATACTTGTCTTTTTCAATATTGGAGCTTATTTAACAAGAACAGAGCTAGTGAAGCTATTAGAATATATTAGCTTATCGAATCAGACAGTCTTGTTTTTAGAGCCTAAGAAATTATACGATTTCCCACAATATATCCTTGACCAAGATTA